The Aspergillus fumigatus Af293 chromosome 5, whole genome shotgun sequence nucleotide sequence GTCCCGATGTAAGGTCCCATCTGGCCTGTGGTTGTGAGCCCTGCCACTGGACTCACGCAGACTCGGAAGGGACCTTCTAAAGGAAAAGGCACTGAGCATCAACGGCATCACGGGTAATGCGGAAGTGCTAGTCAGGGTGGATCTGATCCCATCCATGAGGATTTTTCACATTGAACTTCCGGTGGCATCCGGATGAGCGACGACACAGCTCACTTCTTTAGATCACTGGATTCTCCGTATTGATATGGGCTCATCTGGGTTCTCCTGAATCTCTGCATGTGGAGTACGTCCATTTGTGGATTCGCGTCTATTTGAAACAGAGAGTGTCAAGCCGCGAGGAGTGGGACGAGCCTGTTCAGAGTGAAACACATCTTTTCCATGTCTGAGATGAGCGTCCCTCTGTATGGGGACGCTGCTGTAATAGCAATAAGTCCGTTCCTCAATCGTCTTCATCAGGCTTACTGCCGCGCAAGTTCCGTTTATGCGCAACCAGATAGAAGGACTCTCAATGGCTCTCCAGAACACAACCGGCTAAATCTTTGAAGTGGAAATTAGGGGCAGTTGCGGAGCATGGCTGCAAGAAACTGCTGATTGCTTTGATAATGCCATTTCGAAGTCATCTAAAGAGACTTCGAATCAACGAAACGTAGAGCAGGGAATGCACGATTCTGGATACCAGCAGACGGACGCTGAACCATTATCTGTGCATAATGGTTTGTGCTGTACCACTGTGATCTCTTTCTGCCACTGGCTAAACGACGATCCTCAGATTACCGCAAGCCGGGAATTGCCGTTCGTCTCAGCCTGCGAAGCACCACATATGACGAGCGCCTGCGGGAGAGACACGAGAGTCAGCGTTCGAGGAACTGCAAGAATCTCAGACTGAAATCCCTGAGAATACTTACCAATTCATTACGGTAGGATAGTTCGGTTCGCTCTATTCCTGCTGATTTCCAGGAACGAATGAGCTTTGGCGCCCTCGACCCTGCTTAGCAAGTAGACCATGCGAAACGCTTGGTGGTCGACGTGTCCTTGCCAGAAGGGTTATACGCAAATTTCCCCGAGGCTATTGGTCAGAGATGTCCCAGAGCTGTGGCTGCTAGTCCTGAGTATGTCCATTTTGAAGGTAGGCTCGAGAAAGAAGGGCGAAAGAGTGCGATGGCGAAAAGAGTCTGAGAACTGTTGACTTACCTGGGGAGTTGAGAAAAAGCAGTATCTCCTAGTACTGAATGCACAGTTACCTAATATTGAATACATAGCATCCAGGGACACAGGTTATGCTGCATTGAAAGACGGTGAATGATGAGGATCAACCAGACTGGTCCTGTCGCATAGGCATTGGTCTGAAGCAATCACAACATCAGGACGGTTACACAAGGCAGTCTATGCCCTTCATCACCACAGCCACATACAGCAGTCTAGATTATGTCTATAGACTTTGTATGGTTTACAGATCATGTAGATTCCCTAAGCACTGAAAGCGAAGTCCATGCAAGACAGTAGAAGATTAATTAAGCCCTCCCAAAATATATAGTAAGGCTCATTCTAGCAATGGAATCTACACAGATCAATTCCCCGAGTCAAACTCAGGATTCACCCATGATGGCACTGGTGACCTCTTACGCATCGATGCCCCAAACCAGTGCAAGAATGCAAATACAGCGGTTCCAGCAACCGCGACAATCAAAGCCTGCGTGGCAAACGTCCATGTGTATCCTGCGGTGGCCTGCCATTGCGCAATAAAGAACTGGAGGTATCAGTCAGCTGCGACCCAGCAGTCACAATTAGTGATTCAAAGGGACGTACTGGGTTGATGAAGGCGCTCAAGTTGAGGAAGACGGCATAGAAGTTGATTATGCTCGTTGACTGAAGGGGATAGCTGTCGATGATATAGCTGCTTGTGACGGTGTTTCCCATCTGGATTCCAGCAGCGACTGAGGACTGTCAGTAGTGGCTCCCTCACTCCATCTGGACAGACTTACATAGGAAGAACGCGACTTGACCAACCATCCAATGATAATTCTTGTCAATACTGACACCCCAGACAACAAGTCCAACTGACATCTGAGTTAGCCTCCATTTGTGCAAGCTAACGGAACAATCAGCTCACCGGCTGTGATGAGGATTGCAGGATAGGCCAGCCACAACCGCATCTCCGCGACGCGCACGCTGCCATTCCTCTTCGCCAATCGGTCAACGATATAGTCACTCAGTCTACCCGAGCAACAGATCTCCGAGGTCACTGTCCCCAGAAACAACCCGAGAAACAGCAGTCCCTGAATCAACGGGGTGTAGGACGCGTAGGCCGCAGGAACCATTGTGATGACCGACAAAATCCACCAGTACCACAGGAAACAGTATCCGATAACACTGGTAACGATGACGGGAAATCGGAAAGTGAGGACAAAGCGAACGACAGAGTCCCATGGTTTGGGATGCCGCATGCCGGGAACCGGTCTGACATTGAAGAAGCCGAGTTCTCTGGTTCTTGGAATGGCAGGCCTAGCTGCTGTTGCCATGCTCCCGGTCTTCTCGTCTGTTGGGCTTTGTTCGATATCTGAAGAGGCCGGGGGTTTATGGCCGTCCCGCGGCATGCGCTGGAGCATGATTGTGCGTGGATACAGGGTTTCGGGCATGAGAAAGAGTTCGAGGACCAGCAGGGCAGCGAAGAGAATGGCGTTGAACCAGTTGATCCATGCTGCGCTCACTACATTCAAAAAGCCACCGACTGTGAAGACTTAGCACCTGCCGCTGGGAAGAGATACGTTGAATCACTCACAGGTTGGCCCCAGCAATAGTCCAGAGTCAATTGCCAGAACCCACAAGCCCAGTTTCTGTCCGCGTTCATAGTCGAAGAAAAGATCATTGACTGTCGACATTGGGTCAGTACCTCCGTCACCGTTATCAAGACTATACAGACTACAGAGGTACCTACCAATCGCCATCCCAACCGTCGCCGCTGGGCTAACCCCGAATCCCTGGAAGAATCGAGCGGCCATATATCCGCTATAACTCCCGGCCACGGCTACTCCAATCGTCGACACGAGAGCAATGACGGTTCCAGTGATGAAAATAGTGCGACGGCCGTATATATCGCCGAGCGAAGTCCAAAAAAGGGGCCCTACTGAAAGCCCAAGGGCAGGGATTGCGACGGTCCAGTTGACTTCCGAGTAACTGATACTGAACTGAGACTGGAGCTCAGGGAATGAAGGAACTGTTGTCGTTGTGATGTaagtgaagaggaaatatCTTCCATCAAATATTAGCAACGGCTGACTATACGTTGAGCTTTGCGAGGACTGACTTGAACATGACGATTCCTAAGATAGTATGCTTCTCAAGCCTTGACCAGTTCAGCGGGTCCAAGGGATCTGAAGTCGGCTGAGGATGTATCTTGATTCCATTTTGCTCTAGGGTAGTGTCGCCCATGACTCCCAGCTCCGTGGGGACAGGCTGCTTCTCGTCCATTGCGGTGATTCTCTGCGAATCTCCTAGATCGACTTTGATCTGTTCTTTTTCCATCGTCTATTAGGAGCATTCGATCTTAGAATGAGCGTCCTGTTGATGGATCTGTAGGTATGTAATCCTCTATGCTAATACTCGGCATTCAAAGGTATACACGGGCTATATACAACCACACCAAGGAATACAAAGGGCCATAAAGGTAAAGTACCCAACTTTGCAGGAGCATAGATTGACCTAACCACAAATCAAAAGCTGACTTGATATCAACGAGAACTCCCTTATCTGTGCCTGCTTTCCTGGGGACGCTTTTCCAGCGATCAACTGGTAAGCCGAAAGCCTGACTAAGACTGCGCAAGTGATAAGCATATCAGGGCTCGTTAGATACTCATCTTTTCCAAATAATCATTCGGCCTCGGTGGCGCAATATAGCTGTACGTTTCTGACATGTCGATGAACTTTAGTAGACGGTCGACCACTGCCTGCAACAGCCCCGGATGAGTGGCGCCTTGTCCTTGCCAGTGATCTGCTGCAGATAACTGATAAGAGAAGATTGCTTGATGACAGTGATTGCATTTttcatttttattttctatatttatttatttattttttttttttttttttaaccGGAAATTGGATGCTGTCATGAATTGATGagtccttgatgatggctcTTCTGGTCCTGAGCCGATGCGCCAAGTTCCAGTTGTTCTACAATGAAGTCCTGACAATCTACTCGTTAACTGAATCTACTCAATCTGGGTTCGATTGTAATCACTTGTCATCCTTCTTTTCCAACCGGAGTGATGTTATATTCGACGGCATCATCGACAGCCCCTGAGCACCATCAGGGGTCGTTATCAATCGCGGGGGAGGGACATACTGAGGAGGACTTTGTTTCTCCGAGGCTATTTGACCAATTGCTTGGTTCTTCTCTTGTCCTCGTCACTCCTGGATAGAGTTACTGAATACTTTTCCTATTTAGGTCAATGTTTGGAGAGCCAGACTGTTCATTATTGTACTTAAATCGTTGCCTCCACGACTATCTGCATTGTTCCATGGCGGCCAGCATAGATAAGGGCTCCGTGATCGGACCATTTGACGCAGTGTGCTGCAGGCTGGTTTCATGCATTGGCTATCTTTTGCGCCCTATTTTGTGGGTCATGCAAGTCAGAGGAAGTTCTAGACAGTGCATTCGTCTACCCAATGCTGGACACTGCTCCTTTAGCTGGTGGGCATGTCCCACCGATCGCTGAGATAGCGCAGATGGGCTTTTTGTGGCTGCTTAGCATGGCGAGACCATGAAGCACCTGTCTTGAAAATTTGAGAATGACGATAGGAGACTGATCTAACGGGAATTGGGTCCTCGATCTACGTGGAAGACGCTTGCTGCCAACCCAAAGGGTGGCTTCTCGTCTAGACATAATGGTGTATGATGTGAtatatacggagtagttgcTTCTCGTTGTTGTTCACTGCATCCTATACATGGCCTTCTGTCATCGTCGACAAAAATGTCTGACAATTTTGCTCCAACTCGCAGGAATAGCTCCTTCACCGAGCGAGACCACCCAACCGAGTATACTCATCTCCTGCCGAAGCCAACAGGCATTGACAGTCCAGGGCAGCTGAACGGCGAGACCATCGTTACCAGCGAGCACAATGTCTCAAACCGACGCCTTGTCATCGCAGAATTCTGGCACCTGCTCAAGGACTCCATTCCTGTTATTTTAGCCTATACACTCCAAAACAGTCTACAAACCTCGTCCGTGCTAATTGTCGGACGTTTATCGCCGGAGCACCTCGCGACCTCCGCCTTCTCCCTCATGTTTGCGATGATCACGGCGTGGATGATTGCGCTGGGAGGCACAACCGCCCTGGATACGCTGGCCTCGTCTTCGTTCACAGGGAGCTCGAACAAGCATGACCTGGGAATCCTGCTGCAGCGGGgcttctttgtccttggtcTTTTCTATATCCCCGTGGCTATTCTGTGGGCTTGTTCTGAGCATGTGTTTGTTTTCTTAGGCCAGGATCAGGTTCTCTCCCGAGAGAGTGCCCGATTTCTCACGTGTCTGATTCCCGGAGGTCTGGGATACATCTATTTCGAGGTCATGAAGAAGTATCTCCAGGCTCAAGGTAATGTCTTTGCCATCCTGTCTGTCGAGTTCCCGCTGACGATCAATCGATAGGAATCATGCGGCCGGGAACCTACGTTCTCCTGATAACCTCCCCCTTCAACGCCCTCTTGAACTATCTCTTCTGCTACACCTTCAAGATGGGCCTGCTAGGCGCCCCCTTAGCAACAGGGATATCCTACTGGCTCTCCTTTGCCCTCCTCGTCCTGTACGCACGGTTCATCGCCGGCTCAGAATGCTGGGGCGGCTGGTCGCGCGAAGCCTTCAACAACCTCGGCACATTCGCCCGTCTCGCCTTCCTGGGCGTCATCCACGTCGGCACGGAGTGGTGGGCGTTTGAGATCGTCgccctcgccgccggccGCTTGGGGACCATCCCGCTAGCCGCGCAAAGCGTGATCATGACCGCCGACCAGGTCCTCAATACCATCCCGTTTGGGGTGGGCGTAGCCGCATCGGCGCGTGTCGGCAATCTTCTCGGGGCCAGGGATGCGGGTGGTGCTGCTCGTGCTGCGAATACGGCGGCGTGGCTGAGTATGGTACTTGGCGGGGTGGTGTTGGCTGTACTTATGGGAACGCGGGACGACTTTGCGCGGATCTTCAACGATGACGAAGGGGTCGTGCGGCTGACGGCCGAGGTGTTGCCGTATGTTGCTCTGTTCCAGATTGCGGATGGGCTGAATGGGAGCTGTGGAGGGAGTCTGCGCGGGATGGGCCGGCAGCATGTGGGTGCCATGGTGAACCTGGTCAGCTATTACTGTGGCGCGCTGCCTCTGGGAATCTGGCTTGCGTTTCATGGGTGGGGTCTGAAGGGGCTATGGGTGGGGCAGTGCATTGCGCTTTATATTGTGGGAGCGTTGGAGTGGTTGATCGTGGCTTTTAGCAATTGGGAGATGGAGGTGGAAAAGGCCTTTCGGCGGATGGATGTGCATGAGCGTCTCGAGACGGGGTTGTAGATACAATAGTAGTTGCTACTGGAGGAATAGACCAAACAAGGTAACTAGTTGTTGTCTCCAAGCAAGGTGAATGCAACACCTCCTGCTTCTCACTAACTACAGTGAGATGTCCAGAGATACCCGAGGCAGGTCAAACAGTACCAGTGTGTCGAATGACGCACTGCCATTATCTAAAGCTAATGTCAACGAACTTCACGCCACTTGTCGGCAGACGCTTATTGGTAGAAATAAGGCGATAAGAGCACACTGCTGCTGACTCTATCTCGTTCTTCTGGTCATATTGGAAAGGTCCAGATCACCCTATgacaagagaaggaaggatgATTGAGAAGCATATCGAGACCTGTGGCTGCAGATAAACCCTGCTTCCCCGGAATTCTGGTTTCAAAGAGTATCCACTCGAAATGTCAATTCAGCATGCAGCTAGCTAACTTTCTCCAACCCTTCGGACGAATCTAAGAGGACAATGTTGAATTAGGGTTGAGTGTTATCAGCGACGCCCCCACGGCGTCACGATAGCGTCGAGATAGCGTCGAGATAGCGTCGAGATAAGCCGGCAGCATCAACTTATCAACTGATAACAACTCCGCGATCAATTCGTCTCTTGCTTCGTTGAGTGATTGATATTGCTGGACCCTTGTCTTCATGCTCTTCCGGCCTTCCTTTCCGGGAAGGGATCTGAAAGCAACGTGCCGAGATTGCTTTTGCATATTGCTTTTGCCAGTCTCCACCCAGGCGAAGCTCTGCCGACGGTCCTGATGTCACACTGCATTCCTGCCCCAGAGGCATCTGATATATCCTGTTGGCTGAATGCGTTTTTGCAGATAGGGACTCTGGACTCTGCCTAGCTGAGCATTAGTTCTCCTGCTATTAcctggatttgatcaagTGCAGAAACTCAGACCGTCAGCCGTTTGCGAGTCGGGCCCACCGGGTGATGAACCTCTGCAGCTCGATTGACTTTATTTGTACGATATTGGAAGTTGTCTGGAGAGATGATACCGTACCAGAATATTCTCCAATGATTGCAGCGTCGTCCACCTGTGCGAAATCGGAGGACTCATCTGCGAGAATGATCATACACGGAATGGACAGGCAATGTGCATGCGACTGTGCGGTCATAAATATATCCATCCTCCTTCGTAGCCTATGGTATCTTGTATCTTGCTCAACCACAAGGTCCTTAGACATAATCACTCTAGTACTGCAACATGATCACTTCCACGCTCAGTCTTTTGGCGCTTTCCGCCATTGCGTCTGCGCATAGCGATCATCGGCAAAAGACCATCGCTGGCCCGCATCAAAGTCTCTGGTACAATACTATCCCAGGCGATGGTGGTACTCAGGCCGACTCCGTCTTCTCTGGCATCTCGACGTTCGGTCGTCTGCCTTACTTCCCTTGTCTGTCCAGCGAGGCAGAAAAATATGATATCGCTTTCGTCGGTGAGTTTGACTCTGTTCCAATGGGCCTCTTTTGTGGAGTGCTCACAACAGTTCAGGCGCTCCCTTTGATACCGGCACATCATACAGACCTGGTGCAAGGTTCGGCCCGAGTGGCATCAGACAAGGTTCTCG carries:
- a CDS encoding MATE family efflux transporter; translation: MSDNFAPTRRNSSFTERDHPTEYTHLLPKPTGIDSPGQLNGETIVTSEHNVSNRRLVIAEFWHLLKDSIPVILAYTLQNSLQTSSVLIVGRLSPEHLATSAFSLMFAMITAWMIALGGTTALDTLASSSFTGSSNKHDLGILLQRGFFVLGLFYIPVAILWACSEHVFVFLGQDQVLSRESARFLTCLIPGGLGYIYFEVMKKYLQAQGIMRPGTYVLLITSPFNALLNYLFCYTFKMGLLGAPLATGISYWLSFALLVLYARFIAGSECWGGWSREAFNNLGTFARLAFLGVIHVGTEWWAFEIVALAAGRLGTIPLAAQSVIMTADQVLNTIPFGVGVAASARVGNLLGARDAGGAARAANTAAWLSMVLGGVVLAVLMGTRDDFARIFNDDEGVVRLTAEVLPYVALFQIADGLNGSCGGSLRGMGRQHVGAMVNLVSYYCGALPLGIWLAFHGWGLKGLWVGQCIALYIVGALEWLIVAFSNWEMEVEKAFRRMDVHERLETGL